A window of the Hordeum vulgare subsp. vulgare chromosome 5H, MorexV3_pseudomolecules_assembly, whole genome shotgun sequence genome harbors these coding sequences:
- the LOC123452580 gene encoding peroxisomal membrane protein 13-like gives MAGNNPPPKPWERVGTSSGPAPFKPPSGGSTSDVVEASGTAKPGEVVSAAQSNAAFNVNNTVAGPVPPRPWQQQGYGNTYGGYGASTYNSYGGFGGAYSNGGLYGNNNMYSGYGGGYGGSYGGSGMYGGSMYNNGMGNPYGGMGMAPYNQGPNSFGPPAPPPGFWVSFLRVMHGIVNFSGRVAFLISQNTQAFHMFITALLQLCDKSGMLYGELARFTFRLLGIKTKPKKGGIQGAQAPPFEGPGQQFVEAPKANKNSWENVWSGDARGM, from the exons ATGGCAG GTAATAACCCACCACCAAAGCCATGGGAACGTGTTGGCACTTCATCTGGCCCAGCCCCTTTCAAGCCCCCATCTGGAGGCAGCACAAGCGACGTTGTTGAGGCCTCTGGGACAGCAAAACCTGGGGAAGTTGTTTCTGCTGCACAGAGCAATGCTGCTTTCAACGTGAACAATACAGTTGCAGGGCCTGTGCCCCCGCGTCCCTGGCAGCAGCAAGGATACGGAAACACTTATGGGG GTTATGGTGCCAGTACCTATAATTCATATGGTGGATTTGGTGGGGCTTATAGTAACGGCGGGCTATACGGAAATAATAACATGTATTCAGGGTATGGAGGTGGTTACGGCGGTTCGTACGGGGGCTCTGGAATGTATGGTGGGTCAATGTATAATAACGGGATGGGAAATCCATACGGTGGTATGGGCATGGCTCCATACAATCAGGGTCCTAATTCATTTGGCCCTCCAGCACCACCCCCAGGTTTCTGGGTGTCCTTCCTACGAGTG ATGCATGGGATTGTGAATTTCTCTGGGCGAGTTGCATTCCTTATCAGCCAAAACACTCAGGCATTCCACATGTTCATCACAGCTCTTTTGCAG CTCTGTGATAAGTCTGGAATGCTTTATGGTGAGCTTGCGAGATTCACATTCCGTTTGCTGGGGATCAAAACCAAACCAAAGAAGGGCGGAATTCAGGGTGCACAAGCTCCACCATTTGAGGGGCCAGGCCAGCAGTTCGTTGAGGCACCAAAAGCTAACAAGAACTCCTGGGAGAACGTATGGAGCGGTGATGCTAGGGGAATGTGA
- the LOC123452579 gene encoding peroxisomal (S)-2-hydroxy-acid oxidase GLO1: MGETITNVSEYQAIAKQKLPKMAYDYYASGAEDEWTLKENREAFSRILFRPRILIDVSTIDMTTSVLGMKISMPIMISPTAFQKMAHPEGEYATARAASAAGTVMTLSSWATSSVEEVASTGPGIRFFQLYVYKNRKVVAQLVKRAEKAGFKAIALTVDTPRLGRREADIKNRFVLPPGLTLKNFEGLDLGTMDQANDSGLASYVAGQIDRTLSWKDVKWLQSITTMPILVKGVITAEDARLAVHSGAAGIIVSNHGARQLDYVPATISALEEVVTAAQGRIPVYLDGGVRRGTDVFKALALGASGVFIGRPVVFALAAEGEAGVRNVLRMMREEFELTMALGGCTKLSDITREHIFTEGDRLGRPLPRM; the protein is encoded by the exons ATGGGGGAGACGATCACCAATGTATCGGAGTACCAGGCCATCGCGAAGCAGAAGCTTCCCAAGATGGCCTACGACTACTATGCATCCGGGGCGGAGGATGAGTGGACCCTCAAGGAGAACAGGGAGGCATTCTCCAGGATCCT GTTTCGTCCTCGCATACTGATCGACGTGTCGACCATCGACATGACCACATCTGTCCTGGGAATGAAGATATCCATGCCCATCATGATTTCCCCCACCGCCTTTCAGAAGATGGCTCACCCTGAAG GAGAGTACGCAACAGCACGGGCAGCGTCAGCAGCAGGAACGGTGATG ACGCTGTCATCGTGGGCTACCTCGAGCGTGGAGGAGGTGGCCTCGACTGGGCCGGGGATCCGCTTCTTCCAGCTCTAC GTGTACAAGAACAGGAAGGTGGTGGCGCAGCTGGTGAAGAGGGCCGAGAAGGCCGGGTTCAAGGCCATAGCGCTCACCGTCGACACCCCGCGCCTCGGCCGCCGCGAAGCCGACATCAAGAACAGGTTCGTGCTGCCGCCGGGCCTCACGCTCAAGAACTTCGAGGGCCTCGACCTCGGCACCATGGACCAG GCTAATGATTCCGGGCTGGCGTCGTACGTCGCCGGCCAAATCGACCGCACCCTGAGCTGGAAGGACGTCAAGTGGCTGCAGAGCATCACCACCATGCCCATCCTCGTAAAGGGAGTCATCACCGCGGAAGACG CTCGGCTGGCCGTCCACTCCGGCGCGGCAGGCATCATCGTGTCCAACCACGGCGCCCGCCAGCTCGACTACGTGCCGGCCACGATCAGCGCCCTCGAGGAGGTGGTCACGGCCGCCCAGGGACGCATCCCGGTGTACCTCGACGGCGGCGTCCGCCGCGGCACCGACGTCTTCAAGGCGCTCGCCCTCGGCGCCTCCGGCGTCTTC ATTGGGCGGCCGGTGGTGTTCGCGCTGGCGGCGGAGGGCGAGGCCGGCGTGAGGAACGTGCTGCGCATGATGCGGGAGGAGTTCGAGCTCACCATGGCGCTCGGCGGGTGCACCAAGCTCAGCGACATCACCCGCGAACACATCTTCACCGAGGGCGACCGCCTCGGACGCCCGCTGCCGAGGATGTGA